The following are from one region of the Paenibacillus protaetiae genome:
- the argC gene encoding N-acetyl-gamma-glutamyl-phosphate reductase, with protein MSEKIKAAIVGSTGYGGVELYRLLASHPYVEVTSVTSSSSPGSLFSEGYPHLTDIHQEPLDEVNPELLKSKADVVFLATPAGVATKLAPQLLETGLKVIDLSGDFRLKSPALYEQWYKKQPADEAYLEQAVFGLAEVYGEQVKGASFISNPGCYVTATTLGLVPALEAGWIKPDTIIVDAKSGVSGAGRGVSLGNHYSEVNENLKAYKLNKHQHIPEIEMVLSDAAGEPVVITFSTHLTPMTRGIMATIYAKVDGSRSAADFIDLYRSYYEGRRFVRVRGEGILPSTKEVWGSNYCDIGFAFDERTGRITIVSVIDNLVKGAAGQAIQNLNLMMGWDESLGLQFVPVYP; from the coding sequence ATGAGCGAAAAAATAAAAGCGGCCATCGTAGGCTCGACCGGCTACGGCGGCGTAGAGCTGTACCGTCTGCTGGCTTCGCATCCTTACGTGGAAGTGACGTCCGTCACCTCCTCGTCGAGCCCGGGCTCCTTGTTTTCCGAAGGTTACCCGCATTTAACGGATATTCATCAGGAACCGCTTGATGAAGTGAATCCGGAGTTATTGAAATCGAAAGCGGATGTTGTGTTTCTGGCGACGCCGGCGGGCGTAGCGACAAAGCTGGCTCCGCAGCTGCTGGAAACAGGCCTGAAGGTTATCGATTTGTCCGGAGACTTTCGCCTGAAATCCCCTGCTTTATACGAGCAGTGGTACAAGAAACAGCCGGCAGACGAAGCGTATTTGGAGCAGGCGGTGTTTGGCCTGGCGGAAGTTTATGGCGAGCAGGTGAAAGGCGCTTCGTTTATTTCCAATCCCGGATGTTACGTGACAGCGACGACGCTTGGCCTTGTGCCGGCGCTGGAAGCGGGCTGGATTAAGCCGGACACGATTATTGTAGACGCCAAATCGGGCGTATCCGGTGCAGGACGCGGCGTCAGCCTAGGCAATCATTATTCCGAAGTGAATGAAAATTTGAAAGCATATAAGCTGAACAAGCATCAGCATATTCCGGAAATCGAAATGGTGCTGTCGGATGCGGCAGGCGAGCCGGTTGTCATCACCTTCTCGACCCATCTGACGCCGATGACACGCGGCATTATGGCGACGATATATGCGAAGGTGGATGGCAGCCGCAGCGCGGCTGATTTTATCGACCTTTACCGCAGCTACTATGAAGGCCGCCGCTTCGTTCGCGTGCGCGGGGAAGGCATTCTGCCGTCCACGAAGGAAGTATGGGGCTCCAACTACTGCGATATCGGCTTTGCTTTTGACGAAAGAACAGGACGCATCACCATCGTGTCGGTTATCGACAACCTGGTGAAAGGCGCCGCCGGCCAGGCGATCCAGAACCTGAATCTGATGATGGGCTGGGATGAATCGCTAGGCTTGCAGTTTGTTCCGGTATATCCGTAA
- the argJ gene encoding bifunctional ornithine acetyltransferase/N-acetylglutamate synthase has translation MGTNQHAFKVVADGSITTPKGYKAGGLHCGLKKTDRHDLGAIVSEVPAVAAGVYTLNAFQAAPIRVTRDSIESDGLLSAVIVNSGNANAVTGKQGEADAYEMRSLFAEKIGVPAAHVAVASTGVIGELLKMDKVRDGISRLPEKLDASEAGADGFCQAILTTDLVKKSVCVAVEVKGQTVHIAGASKGSGMIHPNMATMLGFMTTDANIGADALQQLLRRATDLTFNMITVDGDTSTNDMLVAMANGLAGNEQLSPAHPDWAAFEAAFVYVCEVLAKAIARDGEGATKLVEVQIRGAESDEAARAIAKTVIGSSLVKSAMFGADANWGRIIAAVGRSGQQVNVDTVDVRIGDIVTLEQSRPVAFDEEAALAYLKGDTVVVIVDLHMGGSSATAWGCDLTYDYVRINAAYRT, from the coding sequence ATGGGAACAAATCAACATGCGTTCAAGGTCGTAGCCGACGGCTCGATCACTACGCCTAAAGGATATAAAGCCGGAGGCCTGCACTGCGGCCTGAAAAAAACGGACCGCCATGACCTTGGCGCCATCGTCAGCGAAGTGCCGGCGGTAGCGGCCGGCGTCTATACGCTGAATGCGTTCCAGGCGGCGCCTATCCGCGTTACGCGCGACAGCATTGAATCGGACGGCCTGCTCAGCGCCGTTATCGTCAACAGCGGCAATGCCAACGCGGTAACGGGCAAGCAAGGGGAAGCGGACGCTTACGAAATGCGCAGCCTGTTTGCGGAAAAAATCGGCGTGCCTGCCGCTCATGTGGCGGTAGCATCAACGGGCGTCATCGGCGAGCTGCTCAAAATGGACAAAGTGCGCGACGGCATCAGCCGCCTTCCGGAGAAGCTCGACGCTTCCGAAGCAGGCGCGGACGGCTTTTGCCAGGCGATTTTGACAACTGACCTGGTCAAAAAATCGGTATGCGTGGCAGTCGAAGTGAAAGGCCAAACCGTCCATATCGCCGGCGCCTCCAAAGGTTCGGGCATGATTCATCCGAACATGGCGACGATGCTTGGCTTTATGACGACGGATGCGAACATTGGCGCGGACGCGCTGCAGCAGCTTTTGCGCCGTGCGACGGATTTGACCTTTAATATGATTACGGTAGACGGCGATACAAGTACAAACGATATGCTGGTCGCGATGGCGAACGGCCTTGCCGGCAACGAGCAGCTGTCACCGGCGCATCCGGACTGGGCAGCGTTTGAAGCGGCTTTTGTGTATGTGTGCGAAGTGCTGGCCAAAGCGATTGCGCGTGACGGCGAAGGAGCGACAAAGCTCGTCGAGGTGCAAATCCGCGGAGCGGAATCGGATGAAGCGGCACGCGCGATTGCGAAGACGGTCATCGGCTCGTCGCTCGTGAAATCGGCGATGTTCGGCGCGGACGCGAACTGGGGCCGCATCATTGCGGCGGTAGGCCGCTCGGGACAGCAGGTCAACGTGGACACGGTAGACGTGCGCATCGGCGACATCGTAACGCTGGAGCAGTCGCGTCCGGTTGCTTTTGACGAGGAAGCGGCTCTTGCTTATTTGAAAGGCGACACCGTTGTCGTCATCGTGGATCTGCATATGGGGGGCAGCTCGGCAACGGCTTGGGGCTGCGATCTGACCTATGACTATGTGCGAATTAACGCGGCTTACCGAACGTAA